The Moorella glycerini genomic interval CGTACCACTGGAGTCCGGCCGATTAGCCGGGTTATGTCGGTGGCTACCTGCATGGTTACTTCCCCCTTAATGTATAGTATGCTTATCGGAATTAATTACATTTTAACTTCCAGTGCAAGCTGTGTCAAGTGAAAAGCCACTGCACCTCAGTATTATGCAGTGGCTTGGCTGGCATAAATGCCCGGATTTATATGGCCTCGAGGAAAATTTTATGATCGACCAGGGCCATTTCTTTGATGCGGGCGCGCAAGATTTTCTTTTTACCAAAGATGTCTTCCATCAGGATGCCATCTTCCCGGGGCAGGACCCGGTCCACATTTTCAAAGACCAGCTCCTCCTCCCCGTTCTCTTTCAATAGATAAGCATTGGCTTCACACATCTTTTCGCGTTCCTCCTTCGTAAAAGGCTTTGAGACGCCGGGCCAGGGCATCAATCAGGTGGGGTAAGGGTTCGGCTACAACACCGATTATTTCCACCCCGGCCTTATTTAGAGGCAGGAGAAATTTACGGGCCGGGCTGGCGGCAATGGCCGCCGCCATGGCCGGCGTCAGTTCCCCCAGCATGGCGTCGGCTATAAGGATGGCCACGGAACCGGTAATGGCGTCTACCCGGGGAGCGTTATAGATAATGGCCCTTTCCCCGGTGGCCCCTTCATTAGCCCCGGCCTTGAGCATGGCTACGGTGGCGGCAGCGTTAGTCCCCAGGGCCAGAATTTCTACCTCTGGCGGCAATTCTTCCCTGAGCCTGGCGGTAATATGCCTGCCGATGCCTCCCCCCTGCCCGTCTACTACTGCTATCCGCAGGTATAACCCACTCCTTGTTATGAAATGCAAAAAGGGCCACAGGGAACCTTGTCGACTCCAGTGTCGACTCCGACCTCCTCGTGGCCTTCCATCCAGCGCGGTCTCCACACCGCTTTATGATGATATATTCGCCCTCCAAAGCTCGATTCCTGCCTGGTGGACAAGAAAAATTAAAATTCTGGTGCCCGCAAAATACCTTTTATAAAGTCAGACCCCAGGGAAATATAGGTCTGGGGAACTGGCCCGACAATAATAGCCTCCGCCACCGGGATGGTAGAGGCAACCTTTACCTGTTCCCTGCTGAAGGGGGCAACTACCTGGACTTCGCTCTCTACCTGGAGGTAAATGCGGTGGCGCGTCTGGTTGATACCGGCGGCTTCAAAGGTGTCACCGACGTTGACGTTAACGGTGCCCAGGGGAATAAAACGTAGAGGCACCGGGGGTCCGTAGGCTGCCAGGAGTTTTAGCCCCAGCACTTGCCCCAGGGGTAAGTAATAGGTTTTGCCTTCCAGCCGGGCCAGGTGCTCCTGGATGGCCAGCTGGGCCTGGGCCTGGAGGCGGCTGATGCTCAAGGCGTCGGCCTGCATGAAAACTACCCGGCCATCGCTGCTGCCCGGTTGAATCAGGCTGTTATAATTTACCTGGCCAGTTATTTTATCCAGCACTGCCTGCTGCATGGCCTCGGTAGCTGCCCAGCGGGCCTGGGCCGCAGCTACCGTCTCCAGGGCCAGGTGCAGGCGCCATTCTAACAGGAAAAGCACCAGCAGGCCGGCTACTATTACCAGCGCCAGGGCTCCCCATGGCCGCCGTCCCGGTCGCCGCCACCGCCGCCGCAAGGCAAACCACCCCCATATAGAAGTATACTCCGGGGGCGGTTAAAATGTGAAATAACTTTTAGTGAGGGGCAACAGAAACCCGCAGCCGGGCAAATTTGCGTTTGCCGGCCTGGAGGACCGCCCCGTCTGGCACATCAATCTCGGCCTCGGGATCATGCAAGCGCTCGCCGTCGAGTTTTACTGCTCCCTGGCTGATGAGGCGCCGGGCTTCACTGGTACTGGGGGCCAGGCCTGCCTGGACCATCAGGCGTGGCAACCACATCCTGGCTTCACTAACAATTACCTCCGGCATTTCCTCCGGCAGGTCGCCCAGCTGGAAGACCTGGCGGAATTCCTTTTCCGCCTCCCGGGCAGCAGCCTCCCCGTGGTAGAGGCCGGTAATCTCCCGGGCCAGGCGCATCTTTACGTCCCGGGGATGCAGGCTACCATCGGCGAGGCCTTGTTTTATGGCCTCCAGTTCCTCCAGGGGCACGGCCGTCACCAGCTCGAAGTAAGTCAGCATAAGTTCATCAGGCAAGGACATGGTCTTGCCGTACATCTCCCTGGCCGGTTCGTTGATACCGATATAATTGCCCAGGCTTTTACTCATCTTCTGCACGCCGTCCAGCCCGGGCAGGATGGGCATCATCATGGCTACCTGGGGCTCCTGGCCGTACTCCCGCTGTAACTGGCGACCCATGAGGAGGTTGAACTTTTGGTCCGTTCCCCCAAGTTCGACATCCGCAGCCAGGGCTACGGAATCGTAGCCCTGCATCAGGGGGTAAAAGAATTCGTGGACGCTAATAGGCCGGTTCTCCTGGTAACGGCGGGCAAAATCGTCCCGTTCCAGCATCCGGGCCACGGTAATCTTGGCAGCCAGCTGGATAACATCGGCAAAGGTGAGCCTCGCCAGCCACCGGCTGTTAAAGGTAACCTCGGTCCGGCCCGGGTCCAGGATTTTAAAAATTTGCTCCTTGTAGGTTTCGGCATTGGCCATGACTTCAGCTTCCGAGAGCTGCCGCCTGGTTTCGGATTTACCGGTGGGGTCACCGATTCTCCCGGTAAAGTCGCCGATAATGATAATCACCTGGTGGCCCAGTTCCTGGAACTGGCGCAATTTCTGGAGTACTACCGTATGGCCCAGGTGGATGTCCGGGGCCGTTGGGTCCAGGCCCAGTTTAACCCGCAGGGGTTTCCCGGTGCTAAGGGACTTTTTTAGCTTGGCCTTTAAGTCTTCCTCCGGTACAATTTCGGCCACACCGCGGCGTAAGACTTTAAGCTGCCGCTCAACTTCCCGTTCCAACAAAATCATCCTCCGTAAATTGCTCTTTCCTGAGCCAGCTCAAGGCGGGATTGTAAAACAGGCGTCGATACAATTAGCGAACCTGTTTAAGTTTAGCATAAGCAGTGACTAAGCTTCAAGCTCTTATCATTCCCCTGGGGGTAAAGCTATGTTATAATAAAAAAGCCGTAAAGGAGGTCATCCGGAAAAATGGCACCCCCTAAAAAACGTAAACGCAGATTAAATGTCTTCCGTGCCCTGTTACTGGCCCTGCTGGTCCTGGCGGTGGTGCTGGTGGGCGCCGGCGCCGGTTTTGCCATCGGCGTCATCCGTACTATGCCTGACTGGCAGCCCGACAAGCTCCAGCTGGCCATGACTACATTTATATATGATAAAGACGGCCAGCTGGTGGAAGAATTGCACGGCGAACAAAACCGCATTGTTGTACCCCTGGAAAAGATACCTGAAGACCTGCAAAATGCCGTCATCGCTACCGAGGACGCCCGTTTTTATCAACACCATGGCGTTGATCTAAAAGCCATCCTGCGGGCCTTCTGGATCAATTTGCGGAGCGGCGGCATCCGCGAGGGCGGCAGCACCCTGACCCAGCAGCTGGCTAGAAATGCCTTTATTGAGAATCCTGAACGTACCTTAAAACGTAAAATTCAGGAAGCCTTAATGGCCATTGAACTGGAACGCACCTACACCAAAGAAGAAATCCTGGAAAATTACCTCAACATTGTTTACCTTGGACCCGGTACCTACGGGGTAGAAGCGGCGGCGCGGTTATACTTCGGTAAATCTGTGTCTGACCTGGATCTTGCCGAGTCTGCCATGCTGGCCGGCTTGATCCAGAGCCCGGCCAACTATGACCCCCGTTCTAAAGGCAATGAGGAAGCTGCCAAAAACCGCCAGGCGCAAGTGCTGAACAACATGGTCAAATACGGCTATATTACCCCTGAACAGGCAGAAAAGGCCAAGGCGGAAAAACTGGAATACCGTGAAGCCCCCAAAACAAAGGCCGAAAAATTTCCTTACTTTATCGACGCCGTTGTTGATGAAGCCGGCCGCCTGCTGGAAAGCCAGGGTATTGAATCCGCCGAGCTTTACCGGGGTGGCCTGAAAATCTATACTACCCTCGACCCCAAAATCCAGGCCGAAATGGAAAAAGTTTACCAGGATAAATCCAATTTTCCTCCCGGCAGTCCCGACCGCCTGATTGAAAGCGCCATGGTGGTCCTGGACCCCCGCACCGGTGAAGTACGGGGCCTGGTAGGCGGGCGGGATTATACCACCAGGCGGGGCTTCAACCGGGCCATCCAGGCCGAACGGCAGCCTGGTTCCACCATCAAGCCCCTGGTTGTCTATGCCCCGGCCCTGGAGAAGGGTTACCCTCCCGCTTTTGTCATCGATGATGTACCGGTTACCTTCCCCGGCACGCCCAAGCCCTTTACCCCGGCCAATTACGACGGCCGCTACCGGGGGCTCATCAGCATGCGGGAGGCCGTGCGCTGGTCCGTTAATATTCCAGCCGTTAAAATGCTCAATACCATCGGCGTAGATGCGGGCTATGAATTCGGCCGCCGGCTGGGCCTGCCCTTAAAGCCCGAGGACCGCAACCTGGCCCTGGCCCTGGGAGGCCTGACTACCGGCGTCTCCCCCCTGCAAATGGCTGCCGCCTACGGCGCCTTTGCCAACCAGGGGGTATACATTAACCCCCACCTCGTGACCAAGATTACCGATCGTAATGGCCGGGACTTAATTGTCAACAGGCCCCAGCGCCGGGACGTCATGAGCGAGCAGGTTGCCTACCTCATGACTGATATGCTGGAAACAGTCGTTACTGCCGGTACCGGTAAAAATGCCCAGATAGGCCGGCCGGCAGCAGGTAAAACGGGTACCACCTCCCTGCCTGATACCCCGGAATACAGGGGCCTTAAAGGGGAAAAGGACGCCTGGTTTGTCGGTTATACGCCCGAGCTGGTAGGAGCCGTCTGGATGGGCTATGACCAGACCGACGCCAAACACTACTTGAAGAGTGTTGCCGGTGGCGGCTACCCGGCTTTAATCTGGAAAAAAGTAATCGGCGCCGCTTTAAAGGATCAACCCGTCCAAGATTTCCCCCGCCCCGCCGGCATAATTTATGCCGATGTCGATGCCAAGTCGGGCCTCTTGCCCAGCGACCTGACGCCCAAGGAGTTTATCGTCAAGGAAATCTTTACCCAAAGCATGTTGCCCAAGAAAGTGTCTGATGTCTGGGTCCAGGTCCAGGTCTGCACCACCACCGGCCAGCTGGCTTCGCCCAATTGCCCGGATGTAACGACCGGGGTCTTTTTAAAGCGGCCTGA includes:
- a CDS encoding CooT family nickel-binding protein; the encoded protein is MCEANAYLLKENGEEELVFENVDRVLPREDGILMEDIFGKKKILRARIKEMALVDHKIFLEAI
- a CDS encoding DUF3842 family protein; its protein translation is MRIAVVDGQGGGIGRHITARLREELPPEVEILALGTNAAATVAMLKAGANEGATGERAIIYNAPRVDAITGSVAILIADAMLGELTPAMAAAIAASPARKFLLPLNKAGVEIIGVVAEPLPHLIDALARRLKAFYEGGTRKDV
- the yunB gene encoding sporulation protein YunB — encoded protein: MRRRWRRPGRRPWGALALVIVAGLLVLFLLEWRLHLALETVAAAQARWAATEAMQQAVLDKITGQVNYNSLIQPGSSDGRVVFMQADALSISRLQAQAQLAIQEHLARLEGKTYYLPLGQVLGLKLLAAYGPPVPLRFIPLGTVNVNVGDTFEAAGINQTRHRIYLQVESEVQVVAPFSREQVKVASTIPVAEAIIVGPVPQTYISLGSDFIKGILRAPEF
- the tyrS gene encoding tyrosine--tRNA ligase, which encodes MILLEREVERQLKVLRRGVAEIVPEEDLKAKLKKSLSTGKPLRVKLGLDPTAPDIHLGHTVVLQKLRQFQELGHQVIIIIGDFTGRIGDPTGKSETRRQLSEAEVMANAETYKEQIFKILDPGRTEVTFNSRWLARLTFADVIQLAAKITVARMLERDDFARRYQENRPISVHEFFYPLMQGYDSVALAADVELGGTDQKFNLLMGRQLQREYGQEPQVAMMMPILPGLDGVQKMSKSLGNYIGINEPAREMYGKTMSLPDELMLTYFELVTAVPLEELEAIKQGLADGSLHPRDVKMRLAREITGLYHGEAAAREAEKEFRQVFQLGDLPEEMPEVIVSEARMWLPRLMVQAGLAPSTSEARRLISQGAVKLDGERLHDPEAEIDVPDGAVLQAGKRKFARLRVSVAPH
- a CDS encoding transglycosylase domain-containing protein is translated as MAPPKKRKRRLNVFRALLLALLVLAVVLVGAGAGFAIGVIRTMPDWQPDKLQLAMTTFIYDKDGQLVEELHGEQNRIVVPLEKIPEDLQNAVIATEDARFYQHHGVDLKAILRAFWINLRSGGIREGGSTLTQQLARNAFIENPERTLKRKIQEALMAIELERTYTKEEILENYLNIVYLGPGTYGVEAAARLYFGKSVSDLDLAESAMLAGLIQSPANYDPRSKGNEEAAKNRQAQVLNNMVKYGYITPEQAEKAKAEKLEYREAPKTKAEKFPYFIDAVVDEAGRLLESQGIESAELYRGGLKIYTTLDPKIQAEMEKVYQDKSNFPPGSPDRLIESAMVVLDPRTGEVRGLVGGRDYTTRRGFNRAIQAERQPGSTIKPLVVYAPALEKGYPPAFVIDDVPVTFPGTPKPFTPANYDGRYRGLISMREAVRWSVNIPAVKMLNTIGVDAGYEFGRRLGLPLKPEDRNLALALGGLTTGVSPLQMAAAYGAFANQGVYINPHLVTKITDRNGRDLIVNRPQRRDVMSEQVAYLMTDMLETVVTAGTGKNAQIGRPAAGKTGTTSLPDTPEYRGLKGEKDAWFVGYTPELVGAVWMGYDQTDAKHYLKSVAGGGYPALIWKKVIGAALKDQPVQDFPRPAGIIYADVDAKSGLLPSDLTPKEFIVKEIFTQSMLPKKVSDVWVQVQVCTTTGQLASPNCPDVTTGVFLKRPDGYNGPVKPEDAYLEAPTEVCTLHGGGSGDRPGLVSICTDPRHGAGLFLANIPRPGQGGGCPPQYVKKVQLPPEKVPTRYCDLPDHQLTKDTSGPGNQGVGPPAPNLKGRLEVGPNVSQPRVILEWNVPGEGEFLFSIERVGPGSSSRSLAIVKETAYTDASVKPGVTYYYRVIALDEKNKASTPSNEVTIAVPKK